A portion of the Drosophila sechellia strain sech25 chromosome 2R, ASM438219v1, whole genome shotgun sequence genome contains these proteins:
- the LOC6610025 gene encoding dynein regulatory complex protein 8: MDMDMNNDLEKRISDAFCVFDHHGDKFIDVREVGTVLRLLGCVPTEEEVNEVISATESEETSGEVHLTKFLPHVSQLLMERKMEPAPPEKILQAFKILDPENKGYLTKESFGKLMMEEGEPFTQEEMDEMWPVAIDPISGHIPYEFYLNQLMVYL; the protein is encoded by the exons ATGGATATGGATA TGAATAACGACTTGGAAAAGCGCATTTCGGATGCCTTTTGTGTGTTCGATCATCATGGCGACAAGTTCATCGACGTTAGAGAAGTGGGCACTGTGCTCAGACTTCTAGGCTGTGTTCCCACCGAGGAGGAGGTCAACGAAGTAATCTCGGCCACAGAATCGGAGGAGACCAGTGGCGAAGTGCATTTGACCAAATTTTTGCCACATGTCTCGCAATTGCTCATGGAAAGAAA AATGGAGCCTGCTCCGCCAGAGAAAATTCTCCAGGCCTTTAAGATCTTGGATCCCGAGAACAAGGGCTATCTCACCAAGGAGAGCTTTGGCAAACTGATGATGGAGGAGGGCGAGCCATTCACCCAGGAGGAAATGGATGAGATGTGGCCAGTGGCCATCGACCCAATAAGCGGACACATACCCTATGAATTCTACCTGAATCAGCTCAtg GTCTATCTGTAA